One window from the genome of Musa acuminata AAA Group cultivar baxijiao chromosome BXJ1-4, Cavendish_Baxijiao_AAA, whole genome shotgun sequence encodes:
- the LOC135671815 gene encoding nuclear transport factor 2-like isoform X2 yields the protein MASLYPGHVGAVQVGAYFLEQYYRILQQQPELVHQFYTDVSSMARFDGTATETATGMVQIHHLVMCLNFNGIEIKSAQSLESWNGGVLVMVSGYVQLKEYSVRRKFVETFFLAPQEKGYFVLNDIFHLLEEEHIHQHPTVILAHSNLDTNLNAPSSVPETVSDYILEEQVQSRDLVPSLEENDTVEKYSIPEALQQLPESDERVDESPVEDAASFPSALDTARDPPLATPEEPVEEPTRQTYASILRSKGQSGQPMPHTTSLSKPSQVASEWAPSLQPTSQRPQPALVSERSISEAAEEAPLVEDEGEARSVYVGNLSSSISVVDLEQVFKNFGRLRPDGVSIRSRKESDVFYAFIEYEDAIGVHNALKASPIQLNGRLIHVEGRRPNSGASRGKRGRGRGGYPSETSRGRFGGRMFGRGSRQDTNERDYNSRTRGNGYPQRVQERGF from the exons ATGGCTTCTTTGTACCCTGGTCATGTCGGTGCCGTCCAG GTCGGTGCTTATTTCTTGGAGCAATACTATCGGATTCTTCAGCAGCAGCCGGAACTAGTTCATCAGTTCTACACGGACGTGAGCTCCATGGCGCGATTTGATGGGACTGCCACGGAAACAGCTACGGGGATGGTG CAAATCCATCATCTAGTTATGTGCCTGAATTTTAATGGGATTGAGATTAAATCAGCTCAATCTTTGGAGTCTTGGAATGGTGGAGTTTTGGTGATGGTTTCTGGTTATGTGCAGCTGAAAGAGTATAGTGTCAGGAGGAAATTTGTGGAAACATTTTTTCTTGCTCCTCAGGAGAAAGGGTACTTTGTTCTCAACGACATTTTTCACTTACTTGAGGAGGAACATATTCATCAGCACCCAACAGTCATCTTGGCTCATAGCAATCTTGACACCAACTTAAATGCACCCAGTTCTGTACCTGAAACAG TTTCTGACTACATTCTGGAAGAACAAGTTCAGTCTCGGGATTTGGTGCCCTCATTGGAAGAAAATGACACAGTTGAGAAGTATAGCATACCTGAGGCACTGCAGCAACTTCCAGAATCTGATGAAAGAGTAGACGAGTCTCCTGTTGAAGATGCTGCTTCATTTCCAAGTGCCTTGGATACTGCAAGAGATCCACCCCTTGCCACTCCAGAGGAACCTGTTGAGGAGCCAACTCGGCAGACCTATGCATCCATT CTTCGTTCTAAAGGCCAATCTGGACAACCTATGCCACATACAACATCTTTATCGAAGCCCAGTCAGGTGGCCTCAGAATGGGCTCCTTCCTTGCAGCCAACTTCTCAACGACCACAGCCTGCCTTGGTTTCTGAAAGGTCCATCTCAGAGGCAGCTGAGGAGGCTCCATTAGTTGAAGATGAag GTGAAGCAAGATCAGTTTATGTGGGAAATCTCTCTTCATCTATTTCAGTTGTGGACCTTGAGCAAGTCTTTAAGAACTTTGGTAGACTAAGGCCTGATGGTGTTTCTATTAGGAGCCGCAAG GAGTCTGATGTTTTCTATGCCTTCATTGAGTATGAAGATGCCATTGGTGTACATAATGCACTTAAG GCATCTCCAATACAGTTGAATGGGCGGCTGATTCATGTTGAGGGGAGAAGACCGAACAGTGGGGCTTCACGAGGAA AAAGGggcagaggaagaggaggatacCCATCCGAGACCTCAAGGGGGCGTTTTGGTGGCCGGATGTTTGGTCGGGGCAGCAGGCAAGACACCAACGAGAGGGATTATAACAGCCGAACGAGGGGAAATGGCTACCCCCAGCGAGTTCAAGAAAGGGGATTTTAG
- the LOC135671815 gene encoding nuclear transport factor 2-like isoform X1 has translation MASLYPGHVGAVQVGAYFLEQYYRILQQQPELVHQFYTDVSSMARFDGTATETATGMVLKEYSVRRKFVETFFLAPQEKGYFVLNDIFHLLEEEHIHQHPTVILAHSNLDTNLNAPSSVPETVSDYILEEQVQSRDLVPSLEENDTVEKYSIPEALQQLPESDERVDESPVEDAASFPSALDTARDPPLATPEEPVEEPTRQTYASILRSKGQSGQPMPHTTSLSKPSQVASEWAPSLQPTSQRPQPALVSERSISEAAEEAPLVEDEGEARSVYVGNLSSSISVVDLEQVFKNFGRLRPDGVSIRSRKESDVFYAFIEYEDAIGVHNALKASPIQLNGRLIHVEGRRPNSGASRGKRGRGRGGYPSETSRGRFGGRMFGRGSRQDTNERDYNSRTRGNGYPQRVQERGF, from the exons ATGGCTTCTTTGTACCCTGGTCATGTCGGTGCCGTCCAG GTCGGTGCTTATTTCTTGGAGCAATACTATCGGATTCTTCAGCAGCAGCCGGAACTAGTTCATCAGTTCTACACGGACGTGAGCTCCATGGCGCGATTTGATGGGACTGCCACGGAAACAGCTACGGGGATGGTG CTGAAAGAGTATAGTGTCAGGAGGAAATTTGTGGAAACATTTTTTCTTGCTCCTCAGGAGAAAGGGTACTTTGTTCTCAACGACATTTTTCACTTACTTGAGGAGGAACATATTCATCAGCACCCAACAGTCATCTTGGCTCATAGCAATCTTGACACCAACTTAAATGCACCCAGTTCTGTACCTGAAACAG TTTCTGACTACATTCTGGAAGAACAAGTTCAGTCTCGGGATTTGGTGCCCTCATTGGAAGAAAATGACACAGTTGAGAAGTATAGCATACCTGAGGCACTGCAGCAACTTCCAGAATCTGATGAAAGAGTAGACGAGTCTCCTGTTGAAGATGCTGCTTCATTTCCAAGTGCCTTGGATACTGCAAGAGATCCACCCCTTGCCACTCCAGAGGAACCTGTTGAGGAGCCAACTCGGCAGACCTATGCATCCATT CTTCGTTCTAAAGGCCAATCTGGACAACCTATGCCACATACAACATCTTTATCGAAGCCCAGTCAGGTGGCCTCAGAATGGGCTCCTTCCTTGCAGCCAACTTCTCAACGACCACAGCCTGCCTTGGTTTCTGAAAGGTCCATCTCAGAGGCAGCTGAGGAGGCTCCATTAGTTGAAGATGAag GTGAAGCAAGATCAGTTTATGTGGGAAATCTCTCTTCATCTATTTCAGTTGTGGACCTTGAGCAAGTCTTTAAGAACTTTGGTAGACTAAGGCCTGATGGTGTTTCTATTAGGAGCCGCAAG GAGTCTGATGTTTTCTATGCCTTCATTGAGTATGAAGATGCCATTGGTGTACATAATGCACTTAAG GCATCTCCAATACAGTTGAATGGGCGGCTGATTCATGTTGAGGGGAGAAGACCGAACAGTGGGGCTTCACGAGGAA AAAGGggcagaggaagaggaggatacCCATCCGAGACCTCAAGGGGGCGTTTTGGTGGCCGGATGTTTGGTCGGGGCAGCAGGCAAGACACCAACGAGAGGGATTATAACAGCCGAACGAGGGGAAATGGCTACCCCCAGCGAGTTCAAGAAAGGGGATTTTAG